The proteins below are encoded in one region of Lactuca sativa cultivar Salinas chromosome 3, Lsat_Salinas_v11, whole genome shotgun sequence:
- the LOC111895313 gene encoding uncharacterized protein LOC111895313, which produces MDALQSLRDTGFASILPKVSSFCQTQNIATLEMLDFYIGTRNRTTTKTNRFHFEVEIFNKVVDMQLIEYRNRFSETSTQLLEYMGALSPCESFSQFDKSKLLKLAKLYKYDFDDSDLIDLEGQLEIFYHSSIKDERFTILKGISELSRLMVSTGKHRSYPLVYKFLKLVLILPVATASVERCFSKMKLLKTDLRNKIGDEFLNDALLCYVETEALVKVENEKLMERFQKMCARRGQI; this is translated from the coding sequence ATGGACGCATTGCAATCTTTAAGAGACACGGGGTTTGCTAGTATTTTGCCAAAGGTATCCTCTTTTTGTCAAACACAGAATATTGCTACTCTGGAAATGCTGGATTTTTATATTGGTACGAGAAACCGTACGACCACAAAGACCAATAGATTTCACTTTGAGGTTGAAATCTTCAACAAGGTGGTGGATATGCAACTGATAGAATATCGGAATCGATTTAGTGAAACAAGCACCCAGTTACTAGAATACATGGGTGCTTTGAGCCCCTGTGAGTCATTTTCACAATTTGATAAATCAAAGTTGTTGAAGTTGGCTAAGTTGTACAAGTATGACTTTGACGATTCGGATTTGATAGATCTTGAAGGACAACTTGAGATATTTTACCACTCTTCCATCAAAGATGAGCGTTTTACCATTTTGAAAGGAATTTCTGAGCTTTCTCGTTTAATGGTTAGTACGGGGAAACATCGGTCTTATCCTTTGGTTTATAAGTTTTTAAAGTTGGTTTTGATATTACCCGTAGCAACCGCTAGTGTAGAAAGATGTTTTTCGAAGATGAAGCTCTTGAAGACCGACTTGCGCAACAAGATTGGCGATGAGTTTTTGAACGATGCGTTGCTTTGCTATGTTGAGACCGAAGCACTTGTAAAAGTTGAGAATGAAAAGTTAATGGAACGGTTTCAGAAGATGTGCGCACGAAGAGGACAAATTTAA